From Leptotrichia wadei, one genomic window encodes:
- the mvaD gene encoding diphosphomevalonate decarboxylase — protein MVKVKSYANIAIVKYWGKKDAEKMIPATSSISLTLNDMFTETEMEFIKDEDTKIAVEKEMKNGNCKDKFSNMTDLFYLNGELQDKMHTEKISKVVDLFRENRSQKVKISTTNNMPTAAGLSSSSSGLSAVIKACNELFGKNYAQSELAQISKFGSGSSSRSFFGPIAAWDKDTGEIYEVKTDLKLAMIVLVLNENKKKISSRNGMELCAKTSTYFDEWVKQSEIDFINMKKYLAENDFEKVGTLTEENALRMHKTTETANPPFSYFNEKTYEAMDFVKNLRNNGEKCYFTMDAGPNVKVLCLEEDLEKLAEIFGQKYKIIVSKTVKL, from the coding sequence ATGGTAAAAGTCAAATCTTATGCTAATATCGCAATTGTAAAATACTGGGGAAAAAAAGATGCAGAAAAAATGATACCTGCCACAAGCAGCATTTCTCTTACTCTTAATGATATGTTCACAGAAACAGAAATGGAATTTATAAAGGATGAGGATACTAAAATTGCTGTTGAAAAGGAAATGAAAAATGGAAATTGTAAAGATAAGTTTTCAAATATGACGGATTTATTTTATTTAAACGGAGAATTACAGGACAAGATGCATACGGAAAAGATTAGCAAGGTCGTGGATTTGTTTAGGGAAAATAGAAGTCAGAAGGTAAAAATTTCTACAACAAATAATATGCCGACAGCTGCGGGACTTTCTTCCAGTTCGAGTGGACTATCAGCTGTAATAAAGGCTTGTAATGAACTTTTTGGAAAAAATTATGCACAATCTGAACTTGCACAAATTTCAAAATTTGGTTCTGGCTCTTCTTCGAGAAGTTTTTTTGGACCAATTGCGGCTTGGGACAAGGATACTGGAGAGATTTATGAAGTTAAGACAGATTTGAAATTAGCGATGATTGTGCTTGTACTGAATGAAAATAAAAAGAAAATTTCAAGCCGAAACGGAATGGAGCTTTGTGCTAAAACTTCGACATATTTTGATGAATGGGTAAAGCAGTCTGAAATTGATTTTATAAATATGAAAAAATATCTTGCTGAAAATGATTTTGAAAAAGTGGGAACTTTAACAGAAGAAAATGCCCTTAGAATGCACAAGACAACTGAAACTGCAAATCCGCCGTTTTCATATTTTAATGAAAAAACTTACGAAGCAATGGATTTTGTAAAAAATTTGAGAAATAATGGGGAGAAATGCTATTTTACGATGGATGCTGGACCTAATGTGAAGGTGCTTTGTCTAGAAGAGGATTTAGAAAAATTGGCAGAAATTTTTGGGCAGAAATATAAGATTATTGTAAGTAAAACTGTTAAATTATGA
- a CDS encoding NUDIX domain-containing protein, with product MITTLCYLEKDEKYLMLHRTKKKNDINKGKWLGIGGKLEAGETPEECLKREVQEETGYKLNSYEFRGLVIFNYNNDEPLFMYLYTSSDFSGNQHECDEGNLKWIPKKEIFGLKLWEGDKIFLELLFKNTPFFYLTLNYENDNLLSSKLEFKEKYSCFEVFAPENYVEKIVENLQKYNLLTEGFYADVYSTIDGIGHWKTLEGGNPFDGEIGKSSVANEKIMKFRVKKEFCELAYYLIKEVHPYETPVINVFEMEV from the coding sequence GTGATTACAACATTATGTTATTTAGAAAAAGATGAAAAATATCTAATGCTACATAGAACTAAAAAGAAAAATGATATAAATAAAGGAAAATGGCTAGGAATTGGCGGAAAATTGGAAGCTGGGGAAACACCCGAAGAGTGCTTAAAAAGAGAAGTGCAAGAGGAAACTGGCTACAAATTGAATAGTTATGAATTTCGTGGACTTGTGATTTTTAATTACAACAATGATGAGCCATTATTTATGTATCTTTACACAAGTTCAGATTTTTCAGGAAATCAGCATGAATGTGACGAAGGCAACTTAAAATGGATTCCCAAAAAAGAAATTTTTGGTTTAAAATTGTGGGAAGGCGACAAAATATTTTTAGAATTATTGTTTAAAAATACGCCATTTTTTTATTTGACTTTAAATTATGAAAACGACAATTTATTGAGCTCAAAATTAGAATTTAAAGAAAAATACAGCTGTTTTGAAGTTTTTGCTCCAGAAAATTATGTGGAAAAAATTGTGGAAAACTTACAAAAATACAACCTTTTGACAGAAGGATTTTATGCAGATGTTTATTCTACAATTGATGGAATTGGACATTGGAAAACTTTGGAAGGCGGAAATCCTTTTGACGGAGAAATTGGAAAATCCAGTGTTGCTAATGAGAAAATTATGAAATTTAGAGTGAAAAAAGAATTTTGTGAGTTAGCATATTATTTGATTAAGGAGGTTCATCCTTATGAAACGCCTGTGATTAATGTGTTTGAGATGGAAGTGTAG
- a CDS encoding COG2426 family protein — protein MMKSFINFIKVALIGAPLLNKMIGIFLISMFPVIELRGAIPVGAAIGLPWYLNMIVSIVGNMLPVPFILLFSVKFFEFMKKRNILVKFIEKIENRAKKRSEGLATGEFIGLMLFVAVPFPGTGAWTGALIAALLQFERKKSFFYIGLGVIIAAAVMTMASYGVISIFAPKH, from the coding sequence ATGATGAAATCTTTTATAAATTTTATAAAAGTTGCTTTAATTGGAGCGCCACTTTTAAATAAAATGATAGGAATATTTCTTATTTCAATGTTTCCTGTAATTGAATTGCGTGGGGCGATACCAGTTGGAGCGGCTATTGGGTTGCCTTGGTATTTGAATATGATTGTTTCTATTGTGGGGAATATGCTTCCTGTGCCATTTATTCTTTTGTTTTCGGTAAAATTTTTTGAATTTATGAAAAAGCGGAATATTTTGGTAAAATTTATTGAAAAAATAGAAAATCGGGCTAAAAAACGTAGTGAAGGGCTTGCAACAGGGGAGTTTATTGGACTTATGCTGTTTGTGGCAGTTCCATTTCCTGGGACAGGTGCTTGGACAGGTGCATTGATTGCGGCTTTGCTTCAATTTGAGAGAAAAAAATCGTTTTTTTATATTGGATTGGGAGTAATAATAGCTGCTGCAGTAATGACTATGGCATCTTATGGAGTAATAAGTATTTTTGCGCCAAAACATTAA
- a CDS encoding class I SAM-dependent methyltransferase has translation MKNIENMKKFYDTISEKYDFIFSLSDVQKNFFKKYVSGKKVLDVGTATGNLSKFLKNEKFEVTSIDINEKLIEQAGKKGIDVKNLDMLKIDELGKFDTIINVGNTLPHLNNKDEIFLFLKKAYLQLENGGKLIIQLINFYKFFENQEFESNFLGSLPLIQNENVKFERFYYKSSDNNVIFKTILDEKFENEEILVNVNYFDFMDFFKKLNIDDVKVFGGFNEAEFILEKSQPLIFVITKKV, from the coding sequence ATGAAAAATATAGAAAATATGAAAAAATTTTATGATACAATTTCAGAAAAGTATGATTTTATTTTCTCGCTTTCAGATGTTCAAAAAAATTTTTTTAAAAAATATGTCAGTGGAAAAAAAGTTCTTGATGTTGGAACGGCAACAGGAAATTTGTCAAAATTTTTAAAGAATGAAAAATTTGAAGTGACTTCGATTGACATAAATGAAAAACTTATTGAGCAGGCTGGAAAAAAGGGAATAGATGTAAAAAATCTGGATATGCTGAAAATTGATGAATTGGGAAAATTTGATACAATAATAAATGTTGGGAATACGTTGCCACATTTAAATAATAAGGATGAGATTTTTTTGTTTTTGAAAAAGGCTTATTTGCAGTTGGAAAATGGTGGGAAACTAATTATTCAGCTGATAAATTTTTATAAATTTTTTGAAAATCAAGAATTTGAATCTAATTTTTTAGGAAGTTTACCATTAATTCAGAATGAAAATGTTAAATTTGAACGTTTTTACTATAAAAGTTCAGATAATAATGTGATTTTTAAAACTATTTTGGATGAAAAATTTGAAAATGAAGAAATTTTAGTTAATGTTAATTATTTTGACTTTATGGACTTTTTTAAGAAATTAAATATAGATGATGTGAAGGTGTTTGGCGGTTTTAATGAAGCAGAATTTATTTTGGAAAAATCACAGCCATTGATATTTGTAATTACAAAAAAAGTCTAA
- the gap gene encoding type I glyceraldehyde-3-phosphate dehydrogenase — translation MAVKVAINGFGRIGRLALRLMSEQTDKFEVVAINDLTDAKMLAHLFKYDSSQGRFNGTIEVKEGAFVVNGNEIKVFAEADPEKLPWGDLGVDVVLEATGFFATKEKAEKHVKAGAKKVVITAPGGNDVKTVVYNVNHEILDGSETVISGASCTTNCLAPMAKALNDKFGIVTGTMTTIHAYTGDQNTLDAPHRKGDLRRARAAAVNIVPNSTGAAKAIGLVVPELNGKLDGAAQRVPVPTGSLTELVSILNKKVTVDEVNAAMKEAATESFGYTEEPLVSSDIVGIHFGSLFDATQTKIVQNGDVQLVKTVSWYDNEMSYTSQLIRTLGYFASKIAK, via the coding sequence ATGGCAGTTAAAGTAGCAATTAATGGATTTGGAAGAATCGGAAGATTAGCATTAAGATTAATGTCAGAACAAACAGACAAATTTGAAGTAGTGGCAATTAATGATTTAACAGATGCTAAAATGTTAGCACACTTATTCAAATACGATTCATCTCAAGGAAGATTCAATGGAACTATTGAAGTTAAAGAAGGAGCTTTCGTAGTAAACGGAAATGAAATTAAAGTTTTCGCAGAAGCTGATCCTGAAAAATTACCTTGGGGAGATCTAGGAGTAGACGTAGTATTAGAAGCAACAGGTTTCTTTGCAACTAAAGAAAAAGCTGAAAAACACGTAAAAGCAGGAGCTAAAAAAGTAGTTATTACTGCACCTGGTGGAAATGATGTTAAAACAGTAGTTTACAACGTAAACCACGAAATCTTAGATGGTTCAGAAACAGTTATTTCAGGAGCTTCTTGTACAACTAACTGTTTAGCACCAATGGCTAAAGCATTAAATGACAAATTTGGAATCGTAACTGGAACAATGACAACTATCCACGCTTACACAGGAGACCAAAATACATTAGATGCACCACACAGAAAAGGTGACTTAAGAAGAGCAAGAGCTGCTGCAGTAAATATCGTACCTAACTCAACAGGAGCTGCAAAAGCAATTGGATTAGTAGTACCTGAATTAAACGGAAAATTAGATGGAGCTGCTCAAAGAGTACCTGTTCCAACTGGTTCATTAACTGAATTAGTATCTATCTTAAACAAAAAAGTAACTGTTGACGAAGTAAATGCAGCTATGAAAGAAGCAGCTACTGAATCATTCGGATACACTGAAGAACCATTAGTTTCTTCTGACATCGTTGGAATTCACTTTGGATCATTATTTGATGCAACTCAAACTAAAATTGTTCAAAATGGAGATGTTCAATTAGTTAAAACTGTATCTTGGTATGACAACGAAATGTCTTATACTTCTCAATTAATCAGAACTTTAGGATACTTCGCAAGCAAAATTGCTAAATAA
- the cbiG gene encoding cobalt-precorrin 5A hydrolase produces MRTAVYCVSKNGYETCLKIRNNVYKNLHIYVSQRVANMLNLESENVENLFVINERVPILLEKTFDKYDLHIFVAATGAVVRIIEGKFKSKDTDPAVITVDDHANFVISLLSGHLGGANEECKKIANGIGAIPVITTASDVGGKIAVDTLSQKIKAKLESLDDAKRVTSLIVNGENVSIHLPKNIVENDKNCAGAIIVSNRKNIEISKIIPKNIILGIGCKRNTPKEKIIEKINYVMETQNLEMDSIKKAASAWVKSDEIGLLEAMTELNIPIEFFEKEKILEVEDLVEERSEFVKNQIGVYGVSEPCAYLASSRKGSFLVKKVKMEGITISIFEEEM; encoded by the coding sequence ATGAGAACAGCAGTATATTGCGTAAGTAAAAACGGATACGAAACATGTTTAAAAATAAGAAACAATGTTTATAAAAATTTGCATATTTATGTGTCACAAAGAGTGGCAAATATGCTCAATCTTGAAAGTGAAAATGTGGAAAATTTGTTTGTGATAAATGAGCGAGTGCCAATTTTATTAGAAAAGACATTTGATAAATATGATTTACATATTTTCGTTGCAGCAACTGGAGCAGTTGTGAGAATTATTGAAGGGAAATTTAAAAGCAAGGACACAGACCCAGCTGTTATTACAGTTGATGACCATGCTAATTTTGTGATTTCATTACTTTCAGGACATCTTGGTGGTGCAAATGAAGAATGTAAAAAAATTGCAAATGGAATCGGAGCAATCCCAGTAATTACAACAGCTTCTGACGTCGGTGGGAAAATTGCGGTTGACACATTGTCACAAAAAATTAAAGCAAAATTGGAAAGTTTGGACGATGCCAAAAGAGTGACTTCGCTTATTGTAAATGGAGAAAATGTGAGTATTCATTTGCCAAAAAATATCGTAGAAAACGACAAAAATTGTGCTGGAGCAATAATTGTTTCAAATAGAAAAAATATCGAAATTTCTAAAATTATTCCAAAAAATATTATTCTCGGAATCGGCTGCAAAAGAAATACACCGAAAGAAAAAATCATCGAAAAAATAAATTATGTAATGGAAACTCAAAATTTAGAAATGGACTCGATAAAAAAAGCCGCATCCGCTTGGGTAAAATCTGATGAAATTGGACTTTTAGAAGCAATGACGGAATTAAATATTCCAATAGAATTTTTTGAAAAAGAAAAAATTTTGGAAGTAGAAGATTTAGTTGAAGAGCGTTCAGAATTTGTAAAAAATCAAATTGGAGTGTACGGCGTTTCCGAGCCCTGTGCGTACTTAGCTTCGAGCAGAAAAGGTAGTTTTTTAGTGAAAAAAGTTAAGATGGAAGGGATTACAATTTCAATTTTTGAAGAGGAAATGTAG
- the mvk gene encoding mevalonate kinase — translation MKRGIGKSHSKIILIGEHSVVYGYPAIAIPLKKIEIECAIEEAKSNFFYDETDTLSVAIFTALKYLKKENVKIKYKITSQIPQKRGMGSSAAVSIAAIRAIFNYFGENLEDELLEKLVNTAEIVAHKTPSGLDAKTCLSDKAIRFVKNKGFSYIDLNLDAYLVIADTGIYGNTGEAIQNVKNLGSKAELSLKKLGRLTDEMTRILTGNIENKEEKIKKISKIGEIMTAANTELGKLNITIEKTELFVKTAIENGAAGAKISGGGLGGCVIALAENLEIMEKVKDGFTKCGAENIWVEKI, via the coding sequence ATGAAAAGAGGTATTGGAAAATCACATAGTAAAATCATATTAATTGGGGAACATTCTGTCGTTTATGGCTATCCTGCCATTGCTATTCCATTAAAAAAAATTGAGATTGAATGTGCAATAGAAGAGGCAAAAAGCAATTTTTTTTATGATGAAACAGATACACTTTCAGTCGCAATTTTTACTGCATTAAAATATTTAAAAAAAGAAAATGTAAAAATAAAATACAAAATAACTTCTCAAATTCCTCAAAAACGTGGAATGGGCTCTTCAGCAGCAGTTAGCATTGCGGCAATTCGTGCAATATTTAACTATTTTGGAGAAAATTTAGAAGATGAATTATTGGAAAAATTAGTGAATACGGCAGAAATTGTGGCTCATAAGACTCCAAGCGGGCTGGATGCAAAAACTTGCCTTAGCGATAAGGCTATAAGATTTGTAAAAAACAAGGGATTTTCATACATTGACTTAAATCTTGATGCGTATCTTGTGATTGCAGATACAGGCATTTATGGAAATACTGGTGAAGCGATTCAAAATGTGAAAAATTTAGGAAGTAAAGCTGAACTTTCCTTGAAAAAATTAGGCAGATTGACAGATGAAATGACTAGAATTTTAACTGGAAATATTGAAAATAAAGAAGAAAAAATAAAAAAAATTAGTAAAATTGGGGAAATTATGACAGCAGCAAATACAGAACTTGGAAAATTGAATATAACTATTGAAAAGACAGAGTTATTTGTAAAAACGGCGATTGAAAATGGAGCGGCTGGAGCCAAAATTTCTGGTGGCGGTTTGGGAGGCTGTGTAATTGCACTTGCCGAAAATTTGGAAATTATGGAAAAAGTAAAAGATGGATTTACAAAATGTGGGGCAGAAAATATTTGGGTGGAAAAAATTTAA